One Leptolyngbya sp. 'hensonii' DNA segment encodes these proteins:
- a CDS encoding diflavin flavoprotein, whose translation MQQTKPRDVQVYPIAPDTTALRSRSWNRLRFEIEYALERGTTANSYVIRGDKTALIDPPGESFTEIYLTELQKRFDPKQLDYVILGHVNPNRAVTLKALLELADVTFICSNPAAIALRNALPDYELKLLVMRGDETLDLGQGHLLKFIPVPTPRWPDGLCTYDPQTQILFSDKFFGCHVCGDQVFDEGWSILREDRRYYYDCLMAPHARQVESALDKIAALIVAQMGQEIDNPSALVFAPNHGSLVRYGLIELFQSYQKWSQQQRGQELSVALIYASAYGNTATLAQAIARGITKAGVAVESINCEITPADEIQTALENCAGFIMGSPTLGGHAPTPVQTALGIVLSTAAKSKPAGVFGSFGWSGEAIDLIEGKLRDAGYSLGFETIRVKFKPTDVTLKLCEEAGTDFAQALKKAKKVREPRQPASSVEQAIGRVVGSLCVVTAKQGDVSSAMLASWVSQATFNPPGLTIAVAKDRAIESLMYSGSNFVLNILAEGNHLGLMKHFLKPFQPAEDRFAGVVVEQTADHLPILQEALAYLHCRVESRMECGDHWLVYATLDSGKVLQPAGVTAVHHRKSGTHY comes from the coding sequence ATGCAACAGACCAAACCCAGGGATGTTCAGGTTTATCCGATCGCGCCCGATACGACTGCTTTAAGATCTCGCAGTTGGAACCGTCTCCGCTTTGAAATTGAGTATGCCCTGGAGCGGGGCACAACTGCCAATTCTTATGTGATTCGGGGGGATAAAACGGCGTTAATTGACCCTCCTGGCGAAAGCTTCACCGAAATTTACCTGACCGAGTTGCAGAAACGCTTCGATCCCAAGCAACTGGATTATGTCATCCTGGGTCATGTCAATCCGAATCGGGCTGTGACACTGAAAGCCCTGCTGGAACTGGCAGATGTCACTTTTATCTGCTCGAATCCAGCGGCGATCGCTCTCCGCAACGCCCTGCCCGACTATGAATTGAAGCTTCTGGTGATGCGGGGAGATGAGACCCTGGATCTGGGGCAGGGGCACCTCTTAAAGTTCATTCCTGTGCCTACCCCCCGCTGGCCTGATGGCCTTTGCACCTACGACCCCCAGACCCAGATTCTGTTTTCAGACAAGTTCTTTGGCTGTCATGTCTGTGGCGATCAGGTGTTTGATGAAGGCTGGTCTATTCTGCGGGAAGACCGACGCTACTACTATGATTGCCTCATGGCTCCCCATGCTCGTCAGGTGGAGTCTGCCCTGGACAAAATTGCCGCACTTATCGTTGCCCAAATGGGGCAAGAAATTGACAACCCTTCCGCTCTGGTCTTTGCACCCAACCATGGGTCTCTGGTTCGGTACGGGTTGATCGAGCTGTTTCAGTCCTACCAGAAGTGGAGCCAGCAGCAACGGGGGCAAGAGTTGTCTGTCGCTCTGATCTATGCCTCGGCTTACGGGAATACGGCGACGCTGGCCCAGGCGATCGCCCGGGGCATCACAAAGGCTGGGGTTGCTGTGGAATCTATCAACTGTGAAATTACCCCGGCTGATGAGATTCAGACGGCGCTGGAAAATTGTGCTGGTTTCATTATGGGTTCCCCGACCCTGGGTGGGCATGCTCCTACCCCTGTGCAAACAGCTCTGGGCATCGTGCTATCTACTGCGGCTAAAAGTAAGCCAGCCGGTGTGTTTGGCTCCTTTGGCTGGAGTGGAGAAGCGATCGACTTGATCGAAGGCAAACTGCGGGATGCAGGGTATAGCTTGGGGTTTGAAACGATCAGGGTCAAATTCAAGCCGACGGATGTCACGCTCAAACTTTGTGAAGAAGCGGGAACGGACTTTGCCCAGGCCCTGAAGAAGGCCAAAAAAGTACGGGAACCCCGGCAACCCGCCAGCAGTGTGGAACAGGCGATCGGTCGAGTAGTGGGTTCCCTCTGTGTGGTTACGGCAAAACAGGGGGATGTTTCCAGTGCCATGCTGGCCTCCTGGGTGTCCCAGGCGACTTTTAACCCTCCTGGTTTGACGATCGCAGTAGCGAAAGACCGGGCGATCGAGTCCCTGATGTATTCGGGTAGCAACTTCGTGCTGAACATCCTGGCAGAGGGAAATCATCTGGGCTTGATGAAGCATTTCCTGAAACCTTTCCAGCCTGCCGAAGATCGCTTTGCCGGTGTTGTGGTTGAACAGACTGCTGATCATCTCCCAATTCTGCAGGAAGCTCTAGCTTATCTGCACTGTCGGGTTGAAAGCCGGATGGAGTGCGGTGATCACTGGCTGGTTTATGCCACCCTTGACAGTGGTAAAGTGCTCCAGCCTGCTGGGGTCACGGCTGTCCATCACCGCAAGTCGGGTACCCACTACTGA
- a CDS encoding phycobiliprotein lyase, translated as MTLLLRNAQTTDESLIIEFFRKSEGDWRSERRYYTLPDGETQELVTFITSQFLEQGSQELMQLAQLHELPDSISLICGTMVTWESKDAASGRKKSRGSTVFGARGGILYRDRGFATLKPVTADYGFPNPQTLCLRTEYDGSVFEEELKLIGHQYRTRQTIISRAGEQQMIGQYLEKRVPQA; from the coding sequence GTGACGTTATTGCTGCGAAATGCTCAAACCACAGACGAATCGCTGATTATCGAATTCTTCCGGAAATCGGAAGGAGATTGGCGATCGGAGCGACGATATTACACCCTTCCAGATGGCGAGACTCAGGAGCTGGTCACCTTCATCACCAGCCAATTTCTGGAGCAGGGCAGCCAGGAACTGATGCAACTGGCCCAATTGCATGAGCTCCCTGACAGCATCTCCCTGATTTGTGGGACGATGGTGACCTGGGAAAGTAAGGACGCTGCATCCGGTCGGAAGAAATCCAGGGGGTCCACAGTATTTGGGGCCAGAGGGGGCATACTGTATCGCGATCGAGGCTTTGCAACCCTGAAGCCTGTGACTGCAGACTATGGCTTCCCCAACCCCCAAACCCTTTGCCTCCGGACTGAATATGATGGCTCTGTCTTCGAAGAAGAGTTGAAACTGATCGGACACCAGTACCGCACTCGTCAGACCATCATCTCCAGAGCTGGAGAACAGCAGATGATCGGCCAGTACCTGGAAAAGCGAGTCCCCCAGGCCTAG
- a CDS encoding PhoH family protein: protein MPQTVSIPLPNSQSAIVLAGYQEENLKVLSRQTGAVVVLRGQELFISGEADQIALCRQLVKSLDSLWSQGKPIDRADILTARQALDTQRQDDLQSLQRDILARNRRGEEIRAKTFRQRQYIKAVQTHDLTFCIGPAGTGKTFLAAVLAVQAFLANQYERLILTRPAVEAGEKLGFLPGDLQQKVNPYLRPLYDALYEFIEPEKIASLMERGVIEVAPIAYMRGRTLNNAFIILDEAQNTTPAQMKMLLTRLGFRSRMVVTGDLTQTDLAPQQSSGLAVAQKILHHVEGIAFCNLTQVDVVRHPLVQRIVAAYEHQDTP from the coding sequence ATGCCCCAAACCGTTTCCATTCCATTACCCAATTCCCAAAGCGCGATCGTCCTGGCAGGTTATCAGGAAGAGAATCTTAAGGTTCTCAGTCGGCAAACAGGGGCTGTGGTGGTTCTTCGAGGCCAGGAGCTGTTCATCTCCGGAGAAGCGGATCAGATTGCTCTTTGTAGGCAGTTGGTCAAATCCCTGGATTCTCTCTGGAGTCAGGGAAAGCCGATCGATCGAGCTGACATCTTAACGGCTCGTCAGGCCCTGGACACACAACGTCAGGATGACTTACAGAGCCTGCAGCGCGATATTCTGGCCCGAAATCGGCGGGGAGAAGAGATTCGGGCCAAAACCTTCCGCCAGCGACAATATATTAAGGCGGTCCAAACCCATGACCTTACTTTTTGCATCGGGCCTGCTGGAACAGGAAAAACTTTCCTGGCTGCTGTCCTGGCCGTACAGGCATTTCTGGCGAATCAATACGAGCGTCTGATTCTCACCCGTCCGGCGGTTGAAGCCGGTGAGAAGTTGGGGTTCTTGCCCGGCGACTTGCAACAGAAGGTCAATCCTTACCTGCGCCCCCTCTATGATGCCCTGTACGAATTTATTGAGCCGGAAAAAATCGCCAGTTTGATGGAACGAGGGGTGATCGAGGTGGCCCCGATCGCCTATATGCGGGGGCGGACCCTAAATAACGCCTTCATTATCCTGGATGAGGCTCAAAATACAACGCCAGCCCAAATGAAAATGCTTCTGACTCGCCTGGGCTTCCGTTCTCGCATGGTGGTGACGGGCGACCTGACCCAGACTGATCTGGCCCCTCAACAATCTTCTGGTTTGGCAGTGGCTCAGAAAATTCTGCACCATGTTGAAGGCATCGCCTTCTGCAATCTGACCCAGGTTGATGTCGTTCGTCATCCGCTAGTGCAACGAATTGTAGCGGCGTATGAGCATCAGGACACCCCCTAA
- the rpsU gene encoding 30S ribosomal protein S21, whose amino-acid sequence MAEVRLGENESIESALRRFKKKIQKAGILSEVKRRERYEKPSLRRKRKAEASRKHRY is encoded by the coding sequence GTGGCAGAAGTACGTCTGGGAGAAAATGAGTCGATCGAGTCAGCATTGAGACGGTTTAAGAAAAAGATTCAGAAAGCCGGAATTTTGTCTGAAGTAAAACGGCGTGAACGATATGAGAAACCCAGCCTCCGTCGGAAGCGCAAGGCTGAGGCTTCACGTAAACACCGTTATTAA
- a CDS encoding KH domain-containing protein, producing MSLHKRPHDLPEERKSDQEINSTAQSQYAVHHCTQPDYIGLVEFLVKPFLESPDSLKVDCETSSGKPRVWIRLAFESSDKGRVFGRGGRNIQAIRTVLAAAAQAVGQSAYLDIYGSQSFAVDEDIDGESRPEKSQSRRSTAGKPTVRSRHRQSEV from the coding sequence ATGTCTCTGCACAAGCGTCCACATGACTTACCGGAAGAACGTAAGTCAGATCAGGAGATTAACTCTACTGCACAATCACAGTATGCAGTCCATCACTGTACCCAGCCCGACTATATCGGGCTGGTCGAGTTTTTAGTCAAACCTTTCCTGGAGTCTCCAGACTCCTTGAAGGTAGACTGTGAAACATCTTCTGGTAAGCCCAGAGTGTGGATTCGGTTGGCCTTTGAAAGTTCAGACAAGGGACGAGTGTTTGGTCGAGGTGGGCGAAATATTCAGGCTATTCGCACGGTTTTAGCAGCGGCAGCTCAGGCCGTAGGGCAATCGGCCTACCTGGATATCTACGGGTCCCAAAGTTTCGCCGTTGATGAAGACATAGATGGTGAATCTCGGCCAGAAAAATCTCAGTCCCGTCGTTCAACTGCTGGAAAACCAACAGTCCGGTCCCGGCATCGGCAAAGTGAGGTTTAG
- the rpsP gene encoding 30S ribosomal protein S16, whose translation MIKLRLKRYGKKRQASYRIVAVNSTSRRDGRPLEELGFYNPITEEVHLEIPAIQKRLQQGAQPTDTVRRLLQKANVSAQAST comes from the coding sequence ATGATCAAACTGCGTCTAAAACGATACGGCAAGAAACGTCAGGCTAGCTACCGCATCGTAGCGGTGAACAGCACTTCACGGCGAGATGGTCGCCCTCTGGAAGAATTGGGCTTCTACAATCCCATCACAGAAGAAGTCCATCTAGAAATTCCTGCAATCCAGAAACGGCTCCAGCAGGGCGCTCAACCAACTGATACTGTGCGTCGTCTCCTCCAAAAAGCGAATGTCTCTGCACAAGCGTCCACATGA
- the ffh gene encoding signal recognition particle protein — protein sequence MFDALSERLESAWKKLRGQDKISESNIQEALREVRRALLEADVSLQVVKDFVAEVQTKAQGAEVISGVRPDQQFIKIVHDELVRLMGETNVPLAQMDHAPTIVLMAGLQGTGKTTATAKLALHLRKQNRSTLLVATDVYRPAAIDQLVTLGKQINVPVFELGKDVNPVEIARQGVERARAEGVDTVIIDTAGRLQIDQEMMAELAQIKHTVQPHEVLLVVDAMTGQEAANLTRTFHEQIGITGAVLTKMDGDTRGGAALSVRQISGQPIKFVGVGEKVDALQPFYPDRMASRILGMGDVLTLVEKAQEAVDLADAEKLQEKILTAKFDFTDFLKQTRLLKTMGSLGGIMKMLPGMNKLSDEQLRQGEVQLKRAEAMIGSMTVEERKNPDLLSGSPSRRRRIARGSGYGETDVGKLVSDFQKMRSLMQQMGQGQFPGMGGMFGGMGGSPFGASPGGQAPPPGWRGYSGGNPNAKKKKKEKKKKGFGHL from the coding sequence ATGTTTGATGCCCTTTCTGAACGCCTAGAGTCCGCCTGGAAGAAGTTACGCGGCCAAGACAAAATTTCCGAGTCCAACATTCAAGAGGCTCTGAGAGAAGTTCGTCGGGCATTGCTCGAAGCAGATGTGAGCCTCCAGGTGGTGAAAGATTTTGTCGCCGAAGTGCAGACCAAGGCCCAGGGCGCAGAGGTCATTTCTGGAGTTCGCCCTGATCAGCAATTTATTAAGATTGTCCATGATGAGCTGGTGCGGCTGATGGGGGAGACTAATGTTCCCCTGGCTCAGATGGACCACGCTCCCACGATCGTGCTCATGGCCGGTCTCCAGGGAACCGGTAAAACAACCGCCACAGCAAAATTAGCCCTACATCTGCGGAAACAGAACCGCTCCACCTTGTTGGTGGCAACCGATGTGTACCGGCCAGCAGCGATCGATCAGTTGGTCACATTAGGTAAACAGATCAATGTCCCCGTCTTTGAACTGGGCAAGGATGTCAATCCTGTCGAGATTGCCCGGCAGGGTGTGGAACGGGCCAGAGCCGAAGGGGTGGATACGGTCATCATCGATACCGCCGGGCGTCTCCAGATCGACCAGGAGATGATGGCAGAACTGGCTCAGATCAAGCACACGGTCCAGCCCCATGAGGTTCTCCTAGTGGTGGATGCGATGACGGGCCAGGAAGCCGCCAATCTGACCCGAACTTTCCATGAGCAGATTGGCATTACCGGAGCAGTTCTGACCAAGATGGATGGGGACACGCGGGGCGGAGCAGCTCTCTCCGTAAGGCAGATTTCCGGGCAGCCGATCAAGTTTGTTGGGGTCGGAGAGAAAGTCGATGCTTTGCAGCCCTTCTATCCAGATCGAATGGCCTCCCGAATTCTAGGCATGGGCGATGTCCTGACTCTGGTGGAAAAAGCCCAGGAAGCCGTAGATCTGGCTGATGCCGAAAAACTACAGGAAAAAATCCTCACCGCCAAATTTGATTTCACAGATTTCCTGAAGCAAACTCGGTTGCTGAAAACTATGGGATCCCTGGGCGGCATCATGAAAATGCTCCCTGGTATGAACAAGTTGAGCGATGAGCAACTCCGTCAGGGAGAAGTGCAACTCAAACGAGCCGAGGCGATGATCGGTTCCATGACCGTTGAGGAGCGGAAAAACCCTGACCTCCTATCAGGGTCACCCAGCCGGCGACGACGGATTGCCAGGGGGTCTGGCTATGGTGAAACCGATGTGGGGAAGCTAGTCAGTGATTTTCAGAAAATGCGATCGTTGATGCAACAGATGGGGCAAGGACAATTCCCTGGGATGGGGGGCATGTTTGGTGGAATGGGGGGAAGCCCCTTCGGGGCCTCCCCTGGTGGACAGGCTCCCCCACCGGGCTGGCGAGGCTACTCCGGTGGGAATCCAAATGCCAAGAAAAAGAAGAAGGAAAAAAAGAAAAAAGGATTTGGCCATCTTTGA
- a CDS encoding peroxiredoxin: MTLRRDFLRFLLISALVFFSVISFTAPALALGGKLPEIGQPAPAFTLPSSTGDGSISLADYRGKWVVLYFYPKDFTSGCTLEARRFQQDLPKYLEKNTQIIGVSADSVDSHTEFCDSEGLKFPLLSDRGGKVSQAYGSWLGIVSLRHSFLIDPEGILQERFTGVNPAIHSQEVLARLEALQLNG; this comes from the coding sequence ATGACTTTGCGTCGAGACTTTCTCAGATTCTTGCTCATTAGCGCTCTAGTATTTTTTTCAGTGATCTCGTTTACAGCCCCTGCCCTGGCTTTGGGGGGAAAACTTCCTGAAATCGGCCAGCCTGCGCCAGCATTTACACTTCCAAGCAGTACAGGGGACGGTAGCATTTCCCTGGCAGATTATCGTGGGAAATGGGTCGTGCTCTATTTCTATCCGAAGGATTTTACCTCTGGTTGCACCCTGGAAGCCCGCAGATTTCAGCAGGATCTCCCAAAATATTTAGAGAAGAATACTCAAATCATTGGGGTGAGTGCGGATTCTGTTGATTCTCATACGGAGTTTTGTGATTCTGAGGGGTTGAAGTTTCCCCTCCTGTCCGATCGGGGTGGGAAAGTGAGCCAGGCTTACGGGTCCTGGTTGGGAATTGTTTCCCTGCGCCACAGTTTCCTGATTGATCCGGAAGGTATTCTGCAGGAGCGGTTTACCGGGGTCAACCCAGCAATTCACAGTCAGGAAGTCTTGGCCCGCCTGGAAGCCCTGCAATTAAACGGTTGA
- a CDS encoding asparaginase has product MTRGKRTQSPELEVRLLREGIIESKHHVQAAVCDNRGRLLSVAGNAETAVFIRSALKPFQALAVTTTGTLERFALADRDLAIICSSHKGKIEQVRQVFNVLWHCDVDPSALQCPTPVGKRSPLEYNCSGKHAGMLAVCQQRNWPLNSYLQRNHPVQRLILTKVAELLRMPAEEIITARDDCGAPTYFLQLGQIASLYAQLSSGDSLDMERIARAMTSHPAFISGDGEFDTELMRLTEGELVSKAGAEGMQCIARVGDGLGLAIKVIDGAARAKHAVAIHLLKQMGWISPSISETLTESFMTLSGYKRLEVLGELSLL; this is encoded by the coding sequence ATGACTAGGGGAAAACGAACTCAATCACCGGAGCTGGAAGTTAGGCTCTTACGAGAAGGCATTATTGAATCCAAGCACCATGTTCAGGCTGCTGTCTGTGACAACAGAGGGCGACTTCTGTCTGTTGCTGGTAATGCAGAGACTGCTGTCTTTATCCGATCGGCCCTGAAACCTTTTCAGGCTCTGGCGGTAACCACAACAGGAACTTTGGAGCGATTTGCTCTCGCCGATAGAGATCTGGCTATTATTTGCAGTTCCCATAAGGGCAAAATCGAGCAGGTCCGCCAGGTCTTTAATGTCCTGTGGCACTGTGATGTGGACCCATCTGCGCTCCAATGTCCCACACCGGTTGGGAAACGCAGTCCATTGGAATACAACTGTTCGGGCAAACATGCTGGTATGTTGGCAGTTTGTCAGCAGCGAAACTGGCCTCTGAATTCCTATCTGCAGCGAAATCATCCGGTGCAACGCCTGATCCTCACTAAAGTGGCAGAGCTACTCAGAATGCCAGCAGAGGAAATTATTACGGCCCGCGATGATTGCGGTGCGCCAACCTATTTTCTGCAGTTGGGGCAAATCGCCTCCCTCTACGCCCAACTCTCTTCTGGGGACAGTCTGGATATGGAGCGGATTGCCCGCGCAATGACCAGCCATCCTGCTTTTATCTCAGGAGACGGGGAATTTGATACGGAGTTAATGCGGCTGACGGAAGGGGAGTTGGTAAGCAAGGCCGGGGCTGAAGGGATGCAGTGCATCGCTCGGGTGGGGGATGGTCTGGGTCTGGCGATTAAGGTGATCGATGGGGCAGCTCGCGCCAAGCATGCAGTTGCGATCCATCTTTTGAAGCAGATGGGCTGGATTAGTCCTTCGATTTCAGAGACGCTAACCGAAAGTTTCATGACTTTGAGCGGGTATAAGCGGTTGGAAGTCCTTGGCGAATTATCCCTGTTGTAA
- a CDS encoding CGLD27 family protein — protein MTHHPKPVDVLTTGCPVPEEQQPINEYVNLKESWFYRWAALELRGYLTPMVWIWGLSWVLIGPIAATSFPPARHLTQFLLSSTLGTLSMLLFPLGHLYLGWVYVCDRLRKDTIFYEESGWYDGQQWSKPPEVILRDRLIVSHEIQPVLRRLQITFLVLVSLLLVGSLLWLWI, from the coding sequence ATGACTCATCACCCCAAACCTGTGGATGTTTTAACAACGGGTTGCCCTGTTCCTGAGGAACAGCAGCCTATTAATGAGTATGTCAACTTGAAAGAGTCCTGGTTCTATCGCTGGGCTGCCTTGGAACTGCGCGGATATCTGACACCGATGGTCTGGATCTGGGGGTTGAGTTGGGTGCTAATTGGGCCGATCGCCGCAACCAGTTTTCCACCAGCAAGGCACCTCACTCAATTTCTCCTGAGCAGCACCTTGGGAACACTTTCGATGCTACTTTTTCCGCTGGGTCATCTCTATCTGGGGTGGGTTTATGTCTGCGATCGGCTCAGGAAAGATACCATCTTTTACGAGGAGTCTGGTTGGTACGATGGTCAGCAATGGTCAAAGCCTCCCGAAGTTATCTTGCGTGATCGGTTGATTGTCAGCCACGAAATTCAACCCGTTCTGCGTCGCTTGCAGATTACCTTCTTAGTCCTGGTATCCCTGTTACTGGTAGGCAGCCTTCTCTGGTTATGGATTTAG
- the rsfS gene encoding ribosome silencing factor: MPDYTHSTPLAPSTVSTAVQTERSSPDQTRELALTIARAAEDRKGAEITILRVEEISYLADYFVIATGFSNVQVRAISRSIQDKVEEEWQRYPIRVEGLSEGNWVLQDYGEIIVHIFMPQEREFYNLEAFWGHAERIDFSPYPSMK; this comes from the coding sequence ATGCCAGACTACACCCATTCCACTCCCCTAGCCCCATCTACCGTTTCCACCGCAGTTCAAACAGAACGGTCATCACCGGACCAGACCCGAGAATTGGCTCTGACGATCGCCAGAGCTGCCGAAGACCGTAAAGGAGCCGAAATCACAATCCTCCGCGTAGAAGAAATCTCCTACCTGGCAGACTACTTTGTCATCGCGACTGGTTTCTCCAATGTACAGGTCCGGGCAATCTCACGCTCGATTCAGGATAAAGTCGAGGAAGAGTGGCAGCGTTATCCGATCCGGGTTGAGGGGCTATCTGAAGGGAATTGGGTCCTGCAAGACTATGGTGAAATCATTGTTCACATCTTTATGCCTCAGGAACGGGAGTTCTACAATCTCGAAGCTTTCTGGGGTCATGCTGAACGGATTGATTTCTCACCATATCCGTCTATGAAGTAG
- a CDS encoding serine/threonine protein kinase, with translation MSQLIESSYLEKIDRELLPQLQIESIEPHNPVRVHALPEPWQLIGTGNYAAVVYHPDSPDRVVKVYAPGRSGFAEEVEVYRRLGVHPAFSTCFYAGTGFLILKRLYGITLYDCLHLGLQIPEQVIQDIDQALNYAQSRGLYPHDVHGRNVMMAEGRGLVVDVSDFLQEEACSKWADLKAAYYGFYLPFLYPTRLRIPYFVLDLVRISYRLIWRLLPGHS, from the coding sequence ATGAGTCAGCTGATTGAAAGTAGCTATCTTGAGAAAATTGACAGGGAACTGCTTCCCCAGCTTCAGATTGAAAGCATTGAACCTCATAATCCGGTCAGGGTTCACGCTCTTCCAGAACCCTGGCAATTAATTGGAACTGGAAATTATGCTGCCGTGGTTTACCATCCCGACTCGCCCGATCGGGTGGTCAAAGTCTATGCACCTGGGCGATCTGGCTTTGCTGAAGAAGTGGAAGTTTACCGGCGCTTAGGGGTCCATCCCGCCTTCTCAACCTGTTTCTATGCTGGGACAGGTTTTTTGATTCTTAAGCGACTTTACGGCATTACCCTCTATGACTGCCTGCATTTGGGGCTGCAGATCCCGGAACAGGTGATTCAAGATATTGATCAGGCCCTGAACTATGCACAAAGTCGTGGTCTCTACCCCCATGATGTGCATGGTCGCAATGTCATGATGGCAGAAGGAAGGGGGCTGGTTGTGGACGTTTCAGATTTCTTGCAGGAAGAAGCCTGTTCTAAATGGGCTGATTTGAAAGCAGCATATTACGGATTCTATTTACCCTTTCTCTATCCAACTCGATTACGCATTCCCTACTTTGTGCTGGATTTGGTTCGGATTAGTTATCGTCTTATCTGGCGTCTATTGCCAGGTCATTCTTAG
- a CDS encoding Mo-dependent nitrogenase C-terminal domain-containing protein → MAATHTLIGTRQNRHLDLIHPLRQWLDQIEIKNPRVADLLCKLIPGQCPFQRDIILFGQHLGHIPPLCKINPLYEQLMGLRFRALCYLADQGV, encoded by the coding sequence ATGGCTGCAACCCACACACTGATCGGCACCAGACAAAACCGCCACCTGGATCTAATCCACCCCCTACGTCAGTGGTTGGATCAAATTGAGATTAAAAATCCCAGGGTTGCCGATCTCCTCTGTAAGTTGATTCCAGGTCAATGTCCCTTTCAACGAGACATCATCCTGTTTGGTCAACATTTAGGACACATTCCACCCCTCTGCAAAATTAACCCCCTCTACGAACAACTGATGGGGCTGCGTTTTCGAGCCCTTTGTTATCTGGCTGATCAGGGAGTTTAA